A stretch of the Sulfolobus acidocaldarius SUSAZ genome encodes the following:
- a CDS encoding peroxiredoxin, giving the protein MTIITFTAEGEFSGDKVTITIMDDQILEVGTLGSNYVKPEELCLASALSCLILTVNYIAKEKGVDVKGIEGYIEGKLDPDGFQGKNSVPPGLLEVNYHISVKSNDTKINEVIEEAEKRCPMKDTLTRGIKVNIRWKIEETN; this is encoded by the coding sequence TTGACAATAATCACATTTACGGCTGAAGGGGAATTTTCAGGGGATAAGGTCACTATAACTATAATGGATGATCAAATTCTAGAAGTTGGAACTTTAGGCTCAAACTATGTTAAACCTGAGGAATTATGTTTAGCTTCAGCATTGTCATGTCTTATACTAACAGTTAATTACATTGCAAAGGAGAAAGGGGTAGACGTGAAAGGAATAGAGGGTTATATAGAGGGAAAGTTAGATCCTGATGGATTTCAAGGTAAAAACAGTGTACCACCAGGCTTACTCGAAGTCAACTATCATATTTCAGTTAAGTCCAATGATACCAAGATTAATGAGGTTATAGAGGAGGCTGAAAAGAGGTGTCCTATGAAAGATACATTGACAAGAGGAATAAAAGTGAATATAAGGTGGAAAATAGAAGAGACTAATTGA
- a CDS encoding ligase, translated as MGDWRYVSLPPQDGYHMITSFVAVADYVNKNGKNTLMTFYARTPFINVGVHQEVWLEVDLECAKQNNITVVRRDIGGGTVVITPGEHDYFIVVRAEEVPRNPPQLYEKFLTPVVNVLKSYGLNANLRDQDIVVNGKKISGNGASTFSNAVVITGNILFQLDVDTMTRCIKVPSEKFRDKMAKDIRDWLTSLERELGYVPPREEIEKKLKDEFERSLGIKFEDSRLSREEIELWESLAIEKANEEWIYYKDNRHPDLHLERCVKISSSVAICHIDYKARKLLRITMRIVEKRVDEISISGDFFVMNPKNFLEKLEESLKGVEVNNINSVVRRMFETEKPVIFGFSEKDLINAIQEILNKPEVQEVI; from the coding sequence ATGGGAGACTGGAGATATGTCTCCTTACCTCCTCAAGACGGCTATCATATGATAACTTCGTTTGTTGCTGTAGCAGATTACGTTAACAAGAACGGGAAAAATACCTTAATGACTTTTTATGCCAGGACTCCATTCATCAACGTTGGTGTGCATCAAGAGGTCTGGTTGGAAGTAGATCTTGAGTGCGCTAAGCAGAATAACATTACTGTTGTAAGAAGAGACATAGGTGGTGGAACGGTAGTAATTACCCCAGGTGAGCATGATTATTTCATAGTAGTTAGAGCTGAAGAAGTTCCAAGAAATCCCCCTCAGTTATATGAGAAATTCTTAACACCAGTGGTTAACGTCCTGAAATCCTATGGTCTTAACGCAAACTTAAGGGATCAGGATATAGTAGTAAACGGAAAGAAAATAAGTGGTAATGGTGCATCAACGTTTAGCAATGCAGTGGTCATAACGGGAAATATCCTTTTTCAGTTAGATGTGGATACCATGACAAGATGCATAAAAGTACCATCAGAGAAGTTCAGAGATAAAATGGCAAAGGACATAAGGGATTGGTTAACGTCCCTAGAGCGAGAGCTAGGATATGTACCCCCAAGGGAGGAAATTGAAAAGAAATTGAAGGATGAATTTGAGAGGTCATTAGGCATAAAATTTGAGGACTCAAGGTTAAGTAGGGAAGAGATTGAATTGTGGGAATCATTAGCTATAGAAAAAGCTAATGAAGAATGGATCTACTATAAGGACAATAGACATCCTGATTTACATTTAGAGAGATGTGTTAAAATCTCTTCATCTGTTGCAATTTGTCACATTGATTATAAAGCCAGAAAATTGTTGAGGATAACTATGAGAATAGTGGAAAAAAGGGTTGATGAGATATCTATATCAGGAGACTTCTTTGTCATGAATCCTAAGAACTTTCTAGAGAAACTAGAGGAGAGTCTGAAAGGAGTAGAGGTCAATAATATTAACAGTGTGGTGCGGAGAATGTTTGAAACTGAAAAACCTGTTATATTTGGATTTTCAGAAAAAGACTTAATCAATGCTATACAAGAAATACTCAACAAACCTGAAGTTCAAGAAGTCATTTAG
- a CDS encoding small metal-binding protein codes for MVKYTFKCADVGMDCGFEIVNAGSEDELLEELKSHAKMSHGLTSISSDLLNKIKQNIKKSGKYYFACSNVGMDCGFEIKASSSEQELLEELMVHAKMSHGLTSIPQETLNKIKQNIKVM; via the coding sequence ATGGTAAAGTACACCTTCAAATGTGCGGATGTAGGAATGGACTGCGGATTCGAAATAGTTAATGCTGGGAGTGAAGATGAGTTACTAGAAGAACTCAAATCCCATGCAAAAATGTCACACGGACTAACATCAATATCATCTGATCTTTTAAACAAAATAAAGCAAAACATAAAGAAGAGCGGAAAATACTATTTCGCTTGTAGTAATGTAGGAATGGACTGCGGATTCGAAATAAAGGCATCATCTTCAGAACAAGAGTTACTGGAAGAGCTTATGGTTCATGCAAAGATGTCTCACGGACTAACATCAATACCACAGGAAACCTTAAACAAGATAAAGCAAAATATCAAAGTAATGTAA
- a CDS encoding molybdopterin oxidoreductase, with translation MVIACTRDCYDTCIFDDNYKPLKSFPFLGFTCSRGNADLRRNKINRVLSPLVEGKETSLEDSVKYISKIIKETPKDKIIHVEYDGNQGLLTWYYPARLWNLLGTLSIDYSICSSEGHEAIKAHYGSSFGALPEEFEKYDSVVFWGSESAISFIHGWKLLHNKYKITVDVRISETARRSDKYYLVRPGSDGFLAIGVMKRIFTRGVSANILDDEVTLREYMNSYTWDQIESVTGLNRKYIEELGDLYYDRRPLTIMGFALGRTYYGGDAVSLISLIPALLGLRRGFFYSNSQGWGIDFSYLRGLHVSKPARIVPMGKVGEEVEKGNIKVIFAWNSNPIHSLPNSDRIVDAIKEGRLTLITHDPFHNESVKLSNVVIPSPTFLEKRDVVYSYWHDYLVYNEPIYEPKGVDEIRLMRLIARQLDISHPLIEEDEWKAVDYAIRRTGVSLEELVKQKVVKVKKYYDGFQRVKVNPLPRLKDPPMGEYLVFSSHPNHTNSQFNEIYDRPQPIVYNCCYEGEGYLESDFGRIHVIFKISERVPKGVYYMYKSGLFDLDDRPVNSIVNNAINEYGGTPQINFTKVRAILK, from the coding sequence ATGGTAATTGCCTGCACAAGGGACTGCTATGATACGTGCATTTTCGATGATAATTATAAACCTTTAAAATCTTTTCCCTTTTTAGGTTTTACATGTTCAAGAGGCAATGCTGACTTAAGGAGAAATAAGATCAATAGAGTCCTAAGTCCTCTTGTAGAGGGAAAGGAGACTAGCCTAGAGGACTCTGTGAAATACATAAGTAAGATTATTAAAGAGACTCCTAAAGACAAGATAATTCATGTCGAGTATGATGGTAATCAAGGATTACTTACCTGGTATTATCCAGCCAGATTGTGGAATTTATTAGGTACGTTATCTATAGACTACTCTATTTGTTCATCTGAAGGTCATGAAGCTATCAAGGCGCATTACGGTAGCTCCTTTGGTGCTCTGCCTGAAGAATTTGAGAAATATGACAGCGTAGTTTTTTGGGGTAGCGAAAGCGCAATCTCCTTTATACATGGTTGGAAATTGTTACATAATAAATACAAGATCACAGTGGATGTGAGAATTAGTGAAACTGCAAGGAGAAGTGACAAATACTATTTGGTAAGACCTGGCAGTGACGGATTTCTAGCAATTGGAGTCATGAAGAGAATTTTCACTCGCGGTGTAAGTGCGAATATACTAGATGATGAAGTGACTCTCAGAGAGTATATGAATAGTTATACTTGGGATCAGATTGAGAGTGTAACTGGGCTCAATAGGAAATATATTGAAGAGTTAGGAGATCTTTACTACGATCGTAGACCATTGACCATTATGGGGTTTGCCTTAGGAAGGACATATTATGGCGGAGATGCAGTATCACTAATATCTTTGATTCCAGCCTTATTAGGTCTAAGAAGGGGGTTCTTCTATTCTAACAGCCAAGGGTGGGGAATAGACTTTAGCTATTTGAGGGGATTACATGTTTCGAAACCAGCCAGAATTGTCCCAATGGGTAAAGTCGGAGAGGAAGTAGAAAAGGGAAATATAAAAGTTATCTTCGCCTGGAATTCTAATCCCATACACTCTCTGCCTAATAGTGATAGGATAGTGGATGCGATAAAAGAGGGCAGATTAACCTTAATTACACATGACCCATTCCATAATGAAAGTGTTAAGCTTTCCAACGTAGTTATCCCTTCACCGACTTTCCTTGAAAAAAGGGATGTTGTCTACAGTTATTGGCATGATTATCTAGTATATAACGAACCAATCTATGAGCCTAAGGGAGTTGATGAGATTAGGTTGATGAGGTTAATTGCGAGACAACTAGATATTTCTCATCCCTTGATAGAAGAGGATGAATGGAAGGCGGTGGATTACGCAATACGAAGAACAGGTGTAAGTTTAGAAGAGTTGGTTAAACAGAAAGTAGTTAAGGTCAAGAAGTACTACGATGGCTTCCAGAGAGTCAAGGTAAACCCCTTACCTAGACTTAAAGACCCACCAATGGGTGAATATCTCGTTTTCTCCTCTCATCCAAATCATACAAACAGCCAATTCAACGAGATATATGACAGACCTCAACCCATAGTTTATAACTGTTGTTATGAGGGAGAGGGTTACTTGGAGAGTGACTTCGGCAGAATTCACGTAATATTTAAGATATCTGAACGTGTCCCTAAAGGAGTATATTACATGTACAAGTCAGGGTTGTTCGACTTAGATGACAGACCTGTAAATAGCATAGTAAATAATGCTATAAATGAATATGGTGGTACTCCTCAGATAAATTTCACAAAAGTTAGGGCTATTTTGAAATAA
- a CDS encoding amidase, with amino-acid sequence MKTDAEKFNSYITVIKEEALRHAEKLEEHFKRGIPLGPLSGLPVAVKDNIFSKGIRTTIASKIFREFYPNYNATVVNKLLEADAIIVGKNNLHAFASGVTNLVSEFGPTRNPLDTERITGGSSGGSASSVAFGSVPVSLGTDTVGSVRVPASFCGVIGYKPSNGLISRYGLFPTAWSLDTIGVLSKTVLDVALISHFIMGYDENDSSTVHIPRINIDNIAQGVEPRKITLGVLLQESQTEVEKEFLDNVVSKLDSEGFKMKRVNFDIEASNKITTNIRLAEAAAFHKDLFLSRESDYPRDVAELIRSGLSIPAHEYIQSMISRKYLISDFLKLFNHVDAVITPTVPILPPKANEIIGKELDYRRIIIRYTAFVNLLGFPAISIPSVKLSGLPIGLQIIGKIYHDEALLKIAKTMENISW; translated from the coding sequence ATGAAAACTGACGCTGAAAAGTTCAACAGCTATATAACAGTTATTAAAGAGGAAGCTCTTAGACATGCTGAGAAATTAGAGGAGCATTTTAAAAGAGGAATACCTCTAGGTCCCTTATCAGGTTTACCTGTCGCAGTAAAAGACAACATATTTAGCAAAGGTATAAGAACAACAATAGCTAGCAAGATCTTCAGAGAATTTTATCCTAATTATAACGCTACTGTTGTCAACAAACTACTTGAGGCAGATGCCATAATTGTAGGTAAAAACAATCTCCATGCCTTCGCGTCAGGCGTTACTAATCTCGTCTCGGAGTTTGGACCTACAAGAAATCCTTTAGATACTGAAAGGATAACAGGTGGCTCTAGCGGAGGTTCAGCATCATCAGTAGCCTTTGGCTCTGTTCCTGTCTCATTGGGTACCGACACGGTCGGGTCAGTAAGAGTTCCCGCCTCATTCTGTGGTGTGATAGGGTATAAACCTAGTAATGGTCTCATAAGCAGATACGGATTGTTTCCAACTGCTTGGTCTCTAGATACCATAGGTGTTTTAAGCAAAACTGTTTTAGATGTTGCACTGATCTCTCACTTTATAATGGGTTATGACGAGAACGACTCTTCGACAGTCCATATCCCAAGAATAAACATAGATAACATAGCTCAAGGTGTAGAGCCTCGAAAGATTACATTAGGCGTATTACTACAAGAAAGCCAGACTGAGGTGGAGAAAGAATTTTTAGATAATGTGGTCTCAAAACTTGACTCCGAGGGTTTTAAGATGAAACGTGTAAATTTCGATATAGAAGCTTCTAATAAAATTACGACAAATATAAGACTCGCAGAGGCAGCTGCATTTCACAAAGATTTGTTCTTATCCAGGGAGAGTGATTACCCCAGGGATGTGGCAGAGTTAATCAGAAGTGGTCTGTCAATTCCTGCTCATGAATATATCCAATCCATGATATCGAGAAAGTATTTAATTAGTGATTTCCTTAAACTTTTCAATCACGTTGATGCTGTGATAACCCCAACGGTTCCTATCCTTCCTCCAAAGGCTAATGAGATAATCGGTAAGGAACTAGATTATAGGAGAATCATTATTAGATATACCGCGTTTGTTAACCTACTTGGTTTTCCAGCAATTAGTATTCCTTCAGTTAAATTGAGTGGATTACCAATAGGCTTACAAATAATAGGTAAAATTTATCATGATGAGGCACTACTGAAAATAGCAAAAACTATGGAAAATATATCATGGTAG
- a CDS encoding radical SAM protein, giving the protein MRPLFIYAPNLKRYETDFISSSDGWKSISVTGKYCAFNCKHCGRRVLETMIDGSSEEKLIRELERAVKSGDKGIILSGGSTIRGDVPLWKYGHVISKYADKLTIIAHTGVVRSQDIAVKLKEAGVKVALLDMVSDNTTIKEVLRQPFTVDDYLNSFKYLKQAGIKIVPHVIVGLSTKGIKGDLEAIRLLKQVEPDAIIIVGLMPLIGTPIYNGNQPSPEELITALRFARDTFSNIPINLGCARPRGKDYVKVETFAVDYDIDAIAFPEEETYEYAMLKRKVFLSNACCGNVVLDIISGGVS; this is encoded by the coding sequence ATGAGACCATTGTTTATTTATGCTCCTAATTTGAAAAGGTATGAGACTGATTTTATCTCTTCTAGTGATGGCTGGAAGTCCATTTCTGTCACAGGTAAATATTGTGCCTTTAATTGTAAACATTGTGGTAGAAGGGTTTTAGAGACTATGATAGACGGGTCTAGTGAAGAGAAGCTCATAAGGGAGCTAGAAAGAGCTGTTAAATCAGGAGATAAGGGGATAATACTCTCAGGTGGCTCTACTATCAGAGGAGACGTTCCTTTATGGAAGTACGGACACGTTATTTCCAAGTACGCGGATAAGCTTACAATCATAGCCCATACCGGGGTGGTAAGGAGCCAAGATATAGCAGTTAAACTCAAGGAAGCTGGTGTTAAGGTGGCTTTACTTGATATGGTCTCAGATAACACAACTATTAAAGAAGTTCTGAGGCAACCATTTACGGTAGACGATTATCTAAACTCATTTAAATATCTTAAACAGGCAGGAATTAAGATAGTGCCCCATGTCATAGTTGGTCTAAGTACAAAAGGTATTAAAGGTGATTTAGAGGCTATAAGATTACTAAAACAAGTTGAACCGGACGCCATAATTATTGTTGGGTTAATGCCATTGATTGGCACACCCATATACAATGGAAACCAGCCATCTCCTGAGGAACTCATAACTGCCCTAAGATTTGCTAGGGATACATTTAGCAATATACCAATAAATTTGGGCTGTGCAAGACCGCGAGGTAAAGATTATGTAAAGGTGGAGACATTTGCTGTGGATTACGATATAGATGCAATAGCATTCCCCGAAGAGGAAACATATGAGTATGCAATGTTAAAGAGAAAAGTTTTTCTTAGTAATGCCTGTTGTGGCAATGTTGTTCTCGATATAATTTCAGGTGGTGTTTCATGA
- a CDS encoding biotin synthase, with protein sequence MTLRLVSSPDWVRLSFGADIVLGFSPGVFFNNVLNTTINLLQYYPDGCKANCSYCGQAREVAQGPECKTLIRVEWPLRPLDEVIKRIKDRQGDIRYGLQRICVGQLAHPRASPDAIEITRRIREAGIELQISELVTATYTYKRHMIEMRRAGANMIDVAIDAANKELFDQVRGKQARSMHSWDRYIQAIDEAVEVFGKKNAGIHLIVGLGETERDAIRLMWYAHSRGAKISLFAFYPESGTPMEKRKPVPIDVYRRMQVSRWFIENDLVKYDSFKFNEEGKLVDIEIPSDLTVEELAPAFMTSGCPGCNRPYSNERPGGILKNIPLYPDLEVTRKAIKQTKLEVLIKKLLN encoded by the coding sequence ATGACTCTTCGTTTAGTTTCGAGTCCTGATTGGGTGAGATTAAGCTTCGGTGCAGACATAGTTCTGGGATTCTCTCCTGGAGTATTTTTTAACAACGTGCTAAATACAACCATTAACCTACTCCAATACTATCCAGACGGTTGTAAGGCAAATTGCTCTTACTGTGGACAAGCAAGGGAGGTGGCACAGGGTCCAGAGTGTAAGACACTGATAAGGGTAGAGTGGCCTTTGAGACCCTTAGATGAGGTAATCAAGAGAATAAAGGATAGACAAGGTGACATTAGATACGGTCTTCAAAGAATATGTGTAGGTCAGTTGGCTCATCCTAGAGCTTCTCCTGATGCCATAGAGATTACAAGGAGAATTAGAGAAGCTGGAATAGAATTACAGATATCAGAATTAGTTACAGCAACATATACGTATAAGAGGCACATGATTGAAATGAGGAGGGCTGGAGCTAATATGATAGATGTCGCAATCGATGCAGCTAATAAGGAACTTTTTGACCAAGTTAGGGGGAAACAGGCTAGAAGCATGCATTCATGGGATAGATACATCCAGGCAATAGATGAGGCTGTAGAGGTTTTTGGTAAGAAGAATGCTGGTATTCACTTGATTGTAGGTTTAGGAGAAACTGAAAGGGATGCTATACGTCTTATGTGGTACGCCCATTCCAGAGGAGCCAAAATATCACTATTCGCATTTTATCCTGAAAGTGGTACTCCTATGGAAAAGAGAAAACCAGTACCAATAGACGTTTATCGAAGGATGCAAGTTTCCAGATGGTTTATAGAGAACGATTTGGTGAAATATGACTCATTTAAATTTAATGAGGAGGGTAAGCTAGTGGATATAGAAATTCCTAGCGATCTCACTGTTGAGGAGTTAGCTCCAGCATTTATGACCAGTGGTTGTCCAGGTTGTAACAGACCTTACTCAAATGAAAGACCTGGTGGTATACTGAAGAATATCCCCCTATATCCTGATCTTGAAGTCACTAGAAAGGCAATAAAACAAACTAAGCTAGAGGTCCTAATCAAAAAATTATTGAATTAG
- a CDS encoding glycine cleavage system protein H — translation MVVEANCEIPENLYYYIDGKNTVWVKIEGSDIAVVGITDLAQTMAGKIVKIRIKKKGIKVEKGRPVATLESGKWAGPVPAPVSGEVVDSNSEVEKSPVILNRDPYGQGWIAKIKISNQEEVKQLLTGQQAIQKLKEIITSEKLTCKRLQ, via the coding sequence ATGGTAGTAGAAGCTAATTGTGAAATCCCAGAAAACCTATACTATTATATTGATGGAAAGAACACGGTGTGGGTGAAAATAGAGGGAAGTGATATTGCGGTAGTTGGTATAACGGATTTAGCACAAACCATGGCAGGGAAAATTGTGAAGATAAGGATAAAGAAGAAAGGTATAAAAGTAGAGAAGGGAAGACCTGTAGCAACTCTAGAGAGCGGAAAATGGGCGGGACCAGTGCCTGCACCAGTTTCCGGTGAGGTAGTGGATTCCAACTCAGAAGTTGAAAAAAGTCCTGTAATCTTAAATAGAGATCCATATGGTCAAGGATGGATTGCAAAAATTAAAATTAGTAACCAGGAGGAAGTTAAGCAACTATTAACAGGACAGCAAGCTATCCAAAAACTCAAGGAAATCATAACCTCAGAGAAATTAACATGTAAGAGGCTACAGTGA
- a CDS encoding AsnC family transcriptional regulator, with translation MDIVDKRILSFFLKDGRISQRRIASLLNLTPASLNYRFRKLVDSNILKGFKLYINPNFYGQYQLYIAFKNYKEIDADWISFKLRCLEWLNVYGIYGSSQTELKDRIEYMRKELGDPILTYLPVQYKLKPSSLDKKIVEMLKEDPRLASSEISKKLGINSRVIEKHIRHMRFRGMILIVPEINLGRADIVIFSMFSKRIEDISPVLQECKLWQFTDGYAGITVCYADNVEGAKKYINGAREVDKDSDVMIIYDYEFKTMKQSPESTSSPF, from the coding sequence ATGGATATAGTAGATAAGAGAATTCTTTCGTTTTTTCTTAAAGATGGCAGAATATCGCAGAGAAGAATAGCCAGTCTGCTTAACTTGACGCCTGCAAGTTTAAATTATAGGTTCCGAAAACTTGTAGATAGTAATATTTTAAAGGGATTTAAGCTATATATTAACCCTAACTTTTATGGTCAATATCAATTGTATATTGCCTTTAAGAATTACAAGGAGATAGACGCTGATTGGATTTCCTTTAAGTTAAGATGTTTAGAATGGCTTAATGTCTATGGCATATACGGTTCAAGTCAAACTGAGTTAAAGGATAGGATAGAGTATATGCGTAAGGAATTGGGAGATCCCATACTAACTTACTTACCTGTTCAATACAAGCTCAAACCCTCAAGTTTAGATAAGAAGATTGTTGAAATGCTAAAGGAAGATCCTAGGCTAGCTTCTTCTGAGATTTCTAAAAAGTTAGGTATTAACAGTAGAGTTATAGAAAAACATATAAGGCACATGAGATTCAGAGGAATGATTTTGATAGTGCCGGAAATTAATCTAGGAAGAGCAGACATAGTTATATTCTCTATGTTCTCTAAGAGAATTGAGGATATATCACCCGTTTTACAGGAATGTAAATTGTGGCAATTTACTGATGGTTATGCTGGAATAACTGTTTGTTATGCTGATAATGTGGAAGGAGCTAAGAAGTATATTAACGGTGCCAGAGAGGTTGATAAGGATTCAGATGTCATGATAATATATGATTATGAATTCAAAACAATGAAGCAAAGCCCAGAGTCTACCTCCTCTCCGTTCTGA
- a CDS encoding glycine cleavage system protein H, with protein sequence MKISFFNFPDDLLYEPERHVWIKVEENKVVSVGMTDLGQYLAGKIFQVSVPRRLGERVNNRTILFSVESAKWIGKIRLQIEGEVVDINERVIKNPSIINEDPYGSWIVKVSVTDVDLVKRVFKNIQDCRNQFEEEANRIVSWKNSS encoded by the coding sequence ATGAAAATTTCATTTTTCAATTTCCCAGACGATCTATTGTATGAACCTGAAAGACATGTGTGGATTAAGGTCGAGGAAAATAAGGTTGTAAGTGTGGGCATGACCGATCTAGGGCAGTACCTTGCAGGAAAGATATTCCAAGTGTCTGTGCCTAGAAGGCTAGGAGAAAGGGTCAACAATAGAACTATACTGTTCTCAGTAGAAAGCGCAAAGTGGATAGGAAAAATAAGATTGCAAATAGAAGGTGAGGTGGTAGATATTAATGAACGGGTTATAAAAAACCCATCCATAATTAATGAAGATCCGTATGGAAGTTGGATTGTCAAAGTTTCAGTTACTGACGTAGATCTTGTTAAGAGAGTGTTTAAGAACATACAAGATTGTAGAAACCAATTTGAGGAGGAAGCAAATAGGATTGTATCATGGAAAAATAGTTCCTGA
- a CDS encoding DNA-binding protein gives MAKVRFKYKGEEKEVDTSKIKKVWRVGKMVSFTFDDNGKTGRGAVSEKDAPKELLDMLARAEKKK, from the coding sequence ATGGCAAAAGTGAGGTTTAAGTATAAGGGTGAAGAGAAAGAAGTAGACACTTCAAAGATAAAGAAGGTCTGGAGAGTCGGCAAAATGGTGTCCTTTACCTTTGACGACAATGGTAAGACAGGTAGAGGAGCTGTCAGCGAGAAAGACGCTCCAAAAGAATTATTAGACATGTTAGCAAGAGCAGAGAAGAAGAAGTAA
- a CDS encoding glutaredoxin gives MSYDNIIREYTRAIKSNITMYHCGGEELINYLKDVIVTRELEECQKPLIKVQKDNRTYFTYYGIPTANELWPFLNALARISNNIVQLDQKEIELAESIRGNIKLFVTPDCTKCPITAEFLYQLAQVNPSVTLEIFDVTEYEHEKEKYRVLSVPKIVFNERTEIPGGFPSTIILKMMIKALEKT, from the coding sequence ATGAGTTACGATAATATAATTAGAGAGTATACTAGGGCAATTAAATCAAATATCACAATGTATCATTGCGGTGGAGAGGAATTAATCAACTATTTGAAGGATGTGATAGTAACTAGGGAATTAGAGGAGTGCCAAAAGCCTCTCATTAAGGTTCAAAAGGATAACAGAACGTACTTCACTTATTACGGTATACCTACTGCCAATGAGTTATGGCCCTTTTTAAATGCATTAGCAAGAATATCTAATAACATAGTCCAACTTGACCAAAAGGAGATTGAATTAGCCGAGAGCATCAGGGGAAATATTAAATTATTTGTAACTCCAGATTGTACGAAATGTCCAATAACCGCAGAATTTCTTTACCAATTAGCTCAGGTTAATCCTAGTGTGACCCTAGAGATCTTTGACGTAACTGAATATGAACATGAAAAGGAAAAATACAGGGTATTAAGTGTACCAAAAATTGTATTTAATGAGAGGACTGAGATTCCTGGAGGGTTTCCTAGTACTATCATCCTTAAGATGATGATAAAAGCTCTTGAGAAGACATGA
- a CDS encoding small metal-binding protein, protein MVFGFGKKKKYEFSCSSVGMSCGFEVKNASSEQEVLEILKVHAKTSHGMKEIPSDVVEKIKQNIKKV, encoded by the coding sequence ATGGTATTTGGATTCGGCAAGAAGAAGAAGTACGAATTTAGTTGTAGTAGTGTAGGGATGAGCTGCGGATTTGAAGTAAAGAATGCCTCTTCTGAACAAGAAGTGCTAGAAATACTGAAGGTTCATGCTAAGACTTCCCACGGTATGAAAGAAATTCCATCAGATGTAGTAGAAAAGATAAAACAAAACATTAAGAAAGTGTGA
- a CDS encoding ligase codes for MREFRFIVERNSQDYILAGEEALLLSVASGSSPVLRFVIFDPPAVLIGYHQTVEQEVNLEEVRRKNWDVGRRPTGGGTIIMGPWQLGWEIYADKSLLGETPDNAMRLGAECVVRTLGKLGINANFRPKNDVEIKGRKISGIGAFSEGRYMGVTGTILLDFDVDAMVSVLKLTSEKLKDKLSKDFKDRLTWINKELASSIDMLDLIKIAKEGFSEALGVELKESVYHKEETETINRLARKYSSPEWIFGMRKPLEGDNIKYLERKLPGGLIKVQIKLAGENLVQSVLITGDFFVEPRTAIYDLEARLKWSRVEDIDNEIKEWYKNVKILGITQEDLINLMKEALK; via the coding sequence ATGAGAGAATTCAGATTTATTGTGGAAAGAAATAGTCAAGACTATATTCTTGCAGGCGAGGAAGCACTTCTGTTATCGGTAGCCTCTGGAAGTAGTCCTGTGCTTAGGTTCGTTATATTTGACCCTCCAGCTGTCCTCATAGGATACCATCAAACAGTCGAGCAGGAGGTGAATCTAGAGGAAGTGCGTCGTAAGAATTGGGATGTTGGTAGGAGACCTACAGGAGGCGGAACTATAATAATGGGACCATGGCAACTAGGATGGGAAATTTATGCAGACAAGAGTCTACTAGGCGAGACTCCGGATAATGCCATGAGATTAGGTGCAGAGTGTGTGGTAAGGACACTGGGAAAATTAGGTATAAATGCAAATTTCAGACCAAAAAATGATGTGGAAATCAAAGGGAGAAAAATATCTGGAATAGGTGCTTTCTCAGAGGGAAGATACATGGGTGTTACAGGAACAATTCTCTTAGACTTCGATGTCGACGCAATGGTATCAGTACTTAAGTTGACATCTGAGAAATTAAAGGATAAACTGTCTAAGGACTTTAAGGACAGATTAACATGGATTAACAAGGAGTTAGCTTCTAGTATAGATATGCTGGACTTAATAAAAATAGCCAAGGAGGGATTTTCTGAAGCCTTGGGAGTTGAACTAAAGGAATCCGTTTACCATAAGGAAGAAACTGAGACCATAAATAGACTTGCAAGAAAGTACTCATCCCCTGAGTGGATATTCGGTATGAGAAAGCCGTTAGAGGGCGATAACATTAAGTATTTAGAAAGGAAGCTCCCTGGAGGGCTGATAAAAGTACAGATTAAATTGGCTGGAGAGAACCTAGTTCAGTCTGTGCTTATTACAGGAGACTTCTTTGTGGAACCTAGGACTGCAATTTATGACTTAGAGGCAAGGCTGAAATGGAGTAGAGTAGAGGATATAGATAATGAGATCAAGGAATGGTACAAGAATGTAAAGATATTGGGAATAACACAGGAAGATCTAATAAACTTAATGAAGGAGGCGTTAAAATGA